Proteins encoded in a region of the Magallana gigas chromosome 8, xbMagGiga1.1, whole genome shotgun sequence genome:
- the LOC109617057 gene encoding ADP-ribosylation factor-like protein 3 translates to MDSSSNSWVKYILETRPSSIIVSGVVTTAFAYGVYRLFKWLNNRLTYVQFDEYFENVENTTAPNPPRLRVLVVGLDGSGKTAFVECLGKGKKENSMPRPTVGFNIKSVTIGDTLFDIWDVGGSELCRKYWKEFVKDIDVIVWVADSTADDARLQENSDAIREFLSLEVTKDIPVLFVANKQDRKNVLSPHELLQKMKVGAIINKSRQYVAVGTEIPPGGVRKGIFLAYQNLKFLSS, encoded by the exons ATGGATTCTTCATCAAATTCATGGGTTAAATACATATTGGAGACACGGCCAAGCTCCATTATCGTGTCTGGGGTCGTCACCACAGCTTTTGCATATGGAGTCTACAGACTATTCAAATGGTTGAACAACAGACTTACTTATGTTCAGTTTGATGAATACTTTGAAAACGTCGAAAACACG ACGGCTCCGAATCCGCCACGGTTACGAGTGCTTGTGGTGGGACTGGATGGGAGCGGAAAAACCGCGTTCGTTGAGTGCTTGGGGAAAGGCAAGAAAGAGAACTCCATGCCCAGACCTACTGTCGGCTTCAACATCAAGTCTGTCACCATTGGAGATACTCTGTTCGACATCTGGGATG TGGGAGGGTCGGAGTTATGCAGGAAATACTGGAAAGAATTTGTCAAAGACATTGACGTGATTGTTTGGGTGGCGGATTCAACGGCCGATGATGCGCGGTTACAAGAGAATTCAGACGCCATAAGAGAATTTCTTAGTCTTGAAGTCACCAAAGATATCCCAGTTCTGTTCGTAGCAAACAAACAg GATCGCAAAAATGTGCTGAGTCCCCACGAATTGTTGCAGAAGATGAAAGTAGGTGCCATAATTAACAAAAGTCGTCAGTATGTAGCAGTTGGGACTGAAATTCCTCCAGGGGGAGTGAGAAAGGGAATTTTCCTGGCATATCAAAATCTCAAATTCTTATCTTCTTAg
- the LOC105347546 gene encoding ADP-ribosylation factor 4 isoform X1 has protein sequence MDFVSCDVNVHIEIYCTYYAPIMLFNSNSHTDPNRPSLRILVVGLDGSGKTAFVECMEKGKKENVEPEPTACFGMTIVTIGDTQFDFWDVAGSESDRKDWENYVQQDTLVIVWVVDSTGSEARLQENSDALREFLSLEVTKDIPVLFVANKQDCKNALSPQEVLQKIKAKDIINNSRQYKTVGTEIPPGLRARKGIFQAYQYIKLLCS, from the exons ATGGATTTTGTATCATGTGATGTAAACGTACATATAGAGATATATTGTACATACTACGCACCGATAATGTTATTTAACAGTAATAGTCAC ACCGATCCAAATAGACCAAGTCTACGTATACTTGTGGTGGGATTGGATGGGAGCGGGAAAACTGCGTTCGTGGAGTGCATGGAGAAAGGCAAAAAGGAGAATGTGGAACCAGAACCTACTGCCTGCTTTGGAATGACCATTGTCACTATTGGAGACACTCAATTCGACTTCTGGGACG TGGCAGGGTCGGAATCTGACAGGAAAGACTGGGAAAATTATGTCCAACAAGACACCCTTGTGATTGTTTGGGTGGTTGATTCAACAGGCAGTGAGGCGCGTTTACAAGAGAATTCAGACGCCCTAAGAGAGTTTCTTAGTCTTGAAGTCACCAAAGACATCCCGGTCCTGTTCGTAGCAAACAAACAg GATTGCAAAAATGCACTGAGTCCTCAAGAAGTGCTGCAAAAGATTAAAGCGAAAGACATCATTAACAATAGTCGTCAATACAAAACAGTTGGCACAGAAATCCCTCCAGGACTGAGAGCTAGAAAAGGAATTTTCCAGGCTTATCAATATATAAAACTCTTGTGTTCTTAG
- the LOC105347546 gene encoding ADP-ribosylation factor 4 isoform X2, protein MAFNGNVAENDPDEYFENFEKSTDPNRPSLRILVVGLDGSGKTAFVECMEKGKKENVEPEPTACFGMTIVTIGDTQFDFWDVAGSESDRKDWENYVQQDTLVIVWVVDSTGSEARLQENSDALREFLSLEVTKDIPVLFVANKQDCKNALSPQEVLQKIKAKDIINNSRQYKTVGTEIPPGLRARKGIFQAYQYIKLLCS, encoded by the exons ATGGCGTTTAATGGAAACGTTGCCGAGAATGATCCAGACGAGTACtttgaaaactttgaaaaatcG ACCGATCCAAATAGACCAAGTCTACGTATACTTGTGGTGGGATTGGATGGGAGCGGGAAAACTGCGTTCGTGGAGTGCATGGAGAAAGGCAAAAAGGAGAATGTGGAACCAGAACCTACTGCCTGCTTTGGAATGACCATTGTCACTATTGGAGACACTCAATTCGACTTCTGGGACG TGGCAGGGTCGGAATCTGACAGGAAAGACTGGGAAAATTATGTCCAACAAGACACCCTTGTGATTGTTTGGGTGGTTGATTCAACAGGCAGTGAGGCGCGTTTACAAGAGAATTCAGACGCCCTAAGAGAGTTTCTTAGTCTTGAAGTCACCAAAGACATCCCGGTCCTGTTCGTAGCAAACAAACAg GATTGCAAAAATGCACTGAGTCCTCAAGAAGTGCTGCAAAAGATTAAAGCGAAAGACATCATTAACAATAGTCGTCAATACAAAACAGTTGGCACAGAAATCCCTCCAGGACTGAGAGCTAGAAAAGGAATTTTCCAGGCTTATCAATATATAAAACTCTTGTGTTCTTAG
- the LOC105347548 gene encoding homeobox protein Nkx-2.5 → MSMQYSNHSVMNLLSPGGPPCWPEHQTMHLDYYNGYGIPMDNNRMDQLHMYNSNQACMYGKSPSPTLHSPIQQGYTLTNLSSSVSNGMSLPVQTGDNPNIKTEPDSHVPGDIRTSQSSPDLMSPGSSSMSTENGSSITPKSESNEIMENLDKHNGNCSQAPSPLDENDNDKTSEKSGECNLMKQRTRRKPRVLFSQAQVFELERRFKQQRYLSAPEREQLANLLKLTSTQVKIWFQNRRYKCKRQRQDKSLELSSMPPRRVAVQMLVRDGRPCLPQNVPGAPYSASSYSSPYYPSLNSHVSSAVPINPMQQNPYANSQIAQGIRSW, encoded by the exons ATGTCTATGCAATATTCCAATCATTCCGTAATGAACTTGTTAAGCCCCGGCGGTCCACCTTGTTGGCCCGAGCACCAGACGATGCACTTGGACTATTACAATGGCTATGGGATACCAATGGACAACAACAGGATGGACCAGCTGCATATGTACAACAGTAACCAGGCCTGTATGTACGGAAAGTCCCCGTCTCCCACCCTGCATTCTCCAATACAGCAGGGTTACACTTTGACAAACCTATCCTCTTCTGTATCAAACGGTATGTCTTTACCTGTGCAAACTGGCGACAACCCTAATATCAAGACGGAACCGGACTCTCACGTACCTGGAGATATCCGAACCTCACAGTCCTCCCCGGATCTGATGTCTCCCGGATCTTCATCGATGTCCACAGAAAACGGATCCTCCATCACTCCCAAAAGCGAAAGCAACGAAATCATGGAAAACCTTGACAAAC atAATGGAAACTGTAGCCAAGCCCCTTCGCCATTAGATGAAAACGACAACGACAAAACTTCGGAAAAGTCCGGAGAATGCAATCTTATGAAGCAGCGTACCCGACGAAAACCCAGGGTGCTATTTTCTCAGGCGCAAGTGTTCGAATTGGAAAGAAGATTCAAACAACAGAGATATCTATCCGCGCCCGAAAGGGAACAACTCGCTAACTTACTCAAACTGACTTCAACACAGGTGAAAATTTGGTTCCAAAACAGAAGATACAAATGCAAACGTCAAAGGCAAGACAAGAGTTTAGAACTGTCTTCAATGCCCCCACGACGAGTGGCCGTTCAAATGTTAGTACGTGACGGTCGGCCATGTTTGCCGCAGAACGTCCCAGGGGCCCCTTATTCCGCGTCATCATATAGTTCCCCCTATTACCCTTCTCTGAACAGTCATGTCTCGTCGGCCGTTCCTATTAACCCCATGCAGCAGAACCCGTATGCAAACTCACAGATCGCCCAAGGGATACGGTcttggtga